The following are encoded together in the Streptomyces sp. NBC_00358 genome:
- a CDS encoding OFA family MFS transporter, translating into MTTEPIAEKDAPDDPGAPGRAYREVTDARGRVYRVGETDRDILGHSRKFMVYLPWAAMMAISVFEYAYGSAEDTLSHAHGWTQSNTFWILSIWVFFQAGIAFPAGWLREKGILSARRAMYTGSVMCAAGFLALSHLSNVLLAIVGFGVIGGIGSGLVYATCINMVGKWFPERRGARTGFVNGGFAYGSLPFIFIFNYAFDTANYHRVLDLIGCYVMIVVLSAAFFFKDPPKNWWPADIDPLTYGGSAKGAASLSKNPPAVKQFTPKEAIRTGMLPLMWIALVMTAGVSIFGISFQVDYAKEIGFGPLVAASSMGVMAVINGVGRGVVGWLSDTYGRKQTLVFVILVLGLAQFGVIWAGDIHSEALFLIFAFLSGFGGGAFYPMFAALTPDYFGENYNATNYGLVYSGKLISGLFGGGLGSMVVAAWGYDGAYALAGGISMVAAAIALLLRQPGRSTADSPAPRPQPVG; encoded by the coding sequence ATGACGACGGAACCCATCGCGGAGAAGGACGCGCCCGACGACCCCGGCGCCCCGGGGCGCGCGTACCGGGAGGTCACGGACGCCCGGGGCCGTGTCTACCGGGTCGGCGAGACCGACCGGGACATCCTCGGCCACTCACGGAAGTTCATGGTGTACCTGCCCTGGGCCGCCATGATGGCCATCAGTGTCTTCGAGTACGCGTACGGCTCGGCCGAGGACACCCTGTCCCACGCCCACGGCTGGACGCAGAGCAACACCTTCTGGATCCTGAGCATCTGGGTCTTCTTCCAGGCGGGCATAGCCTTCCCCGCCGGCTGGCTGCGGGAGAAGGGGATCCTGAGCGCCCGCCGGGCCATGTACACGGGCTCGGTCATGTGCGCGGCCGGCTTCCTCGCCCTGTCGCACCTGAGCAACGTGCTGCTGGCGATCGTGGGTTTCGGCGTGATCGGCGGCATCGGGTCCGGGCTGGTGTACGCGACCTGCATCAACATGGTCGGGAAGTGGTTCCCCGAACGGCGCGGCGCGCGGACGGGATTCGTCAACGGCGGATTCGCGTACGGCTCCCTGCCGTTCATCTTCATCTTCAACTACGCCTTCGACACTGCCAATTACCACCGGGTCCTGGACCTCATCGGCTGCTACGTGATGATCGTGGTGCTGTCGGCCGCGTTCTTCTTCAAGGACCCGCCGAAGAACTGGTGGCCCGCGGACATCGACCCGCTGACGTACGGCGGTTCCGCGAAGGGGGCCGCGAGTCTCTCCAAGAACCCTCCCGCGGTGAAGCAGTTCACCCCCAAGGAGGCCATCAGGACCGGCATGCTCCCGCTGATGTGGATCGCGCTCGTGATGACCGCGGGTGTGTCGATCTTCGGGATCTCCTTCCAGGTCGACTACGCCAAGGAGATCGGCTTCGGGCCCCTGGTGGCCGCGTCGTCGATGGGCGTGATGGCGGTCATCAACGGTGTCGGCCGGGGCGTGGTGGGCTGGCTGTCCGACACGTACGGCCGCAAGCAGACCCTGGTGTTCGTCATCCTGGTCCTCGGACTCGCGCAGTTCGGCGTGATCTGGGCCGGTGACATCCACAGCGAGGCGCTCTTCCTGATCTTCGCCTTCCTCTCCGGGTTCGGCGGCGGGGCCTTCTACCCGATGTTCGCGGCCCTGACCCCGGACTACTTCGGCGAGAACTACAACGCCACCAACTACGGCCTGGTGTACAGCGGAAAGCTGATCAGCGGGCTGTTCGGCGGCGGGCTCGGCTCGATGGTGGTCGCCGCCTGGGGCTACGACGGCGCGTACGCGCTGGCCGGCGGTATCTCCATGGTCGCGGCCGCGATCGCCCTGCTGCTGCGGCAGCCGGGCCGCAGCACGGCCGACAGCCCGGCGCCCCGGCCACAACCGGTGGGCTGA
- a CDS encoding GntR family transcriptional regulator translates to MLSTGLPQGAVPRLERPGPLRDRVYEALLELITTRALKPGQHLVESELAGHLGVSRQPVREALQRLSTEGWVDLRPAQGAFVHEPTEEEADQLLTVRTLLEAEAARLAAANAGTAAISVLEDLCAEGERAVDADDVDAAVAMNARLHAKVMELAGNTVLAELAAQVDRRVRWYYTPVARQRGRQSWTEHRELIAAIAERDGQRATAVMRAHTEHTRQMYHDREK, encoded by the coding sequence ATGTTGTCGACAGGACTGCCTCAGGGAGCGGTACCCAGGCTCGAACGACCCGGCCCGCTGCGTGACCGCGTGTACGAGGCGCTGCTCGAACTCATCACCACCCGTGCGCTCAAGCCGGGCCAGCACCTCGTCGAGAGCGAGCTCGCCGGACATCTCGGAGTGTCCCGGCAGCCCGTGCGCGAGGCCCTCCAGCGGCTGAGCACCGAGGGCTGGGTCGATCTGCGGCCCGCCCAGGGCGCGTTCGTCCACGAGCCGACCGAGGAGGAGGCCGACCAGCTCCTCACGGTCCGTACGCTCCTGGAGGCCGAGGCGGCCCGGCTCGCCGCCGCCAACGCGGGCACCGCGGCCATCAGCGTCCTCGAAGACCTGTGTGCCGAGGGGGAGCGGGCGGTGGACGCCGACGACGTGGACGCCGCGGTCGCGATGAACGCGCGACTGCACGCCAAGGTCATGGAGCTCGCGGGCAACACGGTCCTCGCCGAACTCGCCGCACAGGTCGACCGCCGGGTCCGCTGGTACTACACCCCGGTGGCCCGCCAGCGCGGCCGGCAGTCCTGGACCGAGCACCGCGAACTGATCGCCGCGATAGCGGAACGCGACGGACAGCGGGCCACCGCGGTCATGCGGGCCCACACGGAACACACGCGGCAGATGTACCACGACCGCGAGAAGTAG
- a CDS encoding beta-ketoacyl-ACP synthase III, with product MNGSRIAAVGHYQPARVLTNEDLAGLVDTSDEWIRSRVGIRTRHIAGPDEPVDELAAHAAAKALASAGLTPGDIDLVLVATSTAVDRSPNMAARVSARLGIPSPAAMDVNVVCAGFTHALATADHTVRAGAATRALVIGADKMSEVADWTDRTTCVLVGDGAGAAVVEACADGEEPGIGPVLWGSVPEMGHAVRIEGTPSRFAQEGQSVYRWATTQLPPLARKACERAGLVPEDLAGVVLHQANLRIIEPLALKIGAVNAVVARDVVESGNTSAASIPLAFSKLVERGEISTGDPVLLFGFGGNLSYAGQVVRCP from the coding sequence ATGAACGGCTCAAGGATCGCCGCCGTCGGCCATTACCAGCCCGCCAGGGTACTCACCAACGAGGACCTGGCGGGCCTGGTCGACACCAGCGACGAGTGGATCAGGAGCCGCGTCGGCATCCGGACCCGCCACATCGCCGGGCCCGACGAACCCGTCGACGAGCTGGCCGCGCACGCCGCCGCCAAGGCCCTCGCCTCCGCCGGTCTGACGCCGGGCGACATCGACCTCGTCCTCGTCGCCACCTCCACGGCCGTCGACCGCTCCCCGAACATGGCCGCCCGGGTCTCCGCCCGCCTCGGCATCCCCTCACCGGCCGCCATGGACGTCAACGTCGTCTGCGCCGGCTTCACGCACGCCCTCGCCACCGCCGACCACACCGTGCGCGCCGGTGCCGCGACCCGGGCACTGGTCATCGGCGCCGACAAGATGAGCGAGGTGGCGGACTGGACCGACCGCACCACGTGCGTCCTGGTCGGCGACGGCGCGGGGGCCGCCGTCGTCGAGGCCTGCGCCGACGGCGAGGAGCCCGGGATCGGGCCGGTGCTGTGGGGCTCGGTGCCCGAGATGGGGCACGCGGTACGCATCGAGGGCACCCCCTCTCGGTTCGCCCAGGAGGGGCAGAGCGTCTACCGCTGGGCCACCACGCAGCTCCCGCCGCTCGCCCGGAAGGCCTGCGAGCGGGCCGGCCTCGTGCCCGAGGACCTCGCCGGAGTCGTCCTGCACCAGGCCAACCTGCGCATCATCGAACCCCTCGCCCTGAAGATCGGCGCGGTCAACGCCGTCGTCGCGCGGGATGTCGTCGAGTCCGGCAACACCTCCGCCGCGAGCATCCCGCTCGCCTTCTCCAAGCTCGTCGAACGCGGCGAGATCTCCACCGGCGACCCCGTCCTGCTGTTCGGTTTCGGCGGCAACCTCTCCTACGCGGGCCAGGTCGTCCGCTGTCCGTGA
- a CDS encoding MFS transporter small subunit has protein sequence MSHDSSPSPPDRRALIAFAWLWVGAPLCYGVYELIQKATQLFSG, from the coding sequence ATGTCGCACGACAGCAGCCCGAGTCCGCCTGACCGGCGGGCACTGATCGCCTTCGCCTGGCTGTGGGTGGGCGCACCCCTGTGCTACGGCGTCTACGAGCTGATACAGAAGGCGACACAGCTGTTCTCGGGGTAG
- a CDS encoding OFA family MFS transporter has protein sequence MSPPVAPPGWSRWLVPPAALSVHLSIGQAYAWSVFKPPLESALGLSGTQSALPFQLAIVMLGLSAAFGGTLVERNGPRWAMTVALVCFSSGFLISALGAATEQYWLIVLGYGFVGGTGLGIGYISPVSTLIKWFPDRPGMATGIAIMGFGGGALIASPWSAQMLKSFGSDSSGIALAFLVHGLTYAVFMTLGVLLVRVPRGEKPAVSGPSALDGVQVSARNAVRTPQFWCLWIVLCMNVTAGIGILEKAAPMITDFFGNTSTPVSVSAAAGFVALLSAANMAGRIGWSSTSDLIGRKNIYRVYLGVGALMYALIAWLGDSSKPLFILSALVILSFYGGGFATIPAYLKDLFGTYQVGAIHGRLLTAWSTAGVLGPLIVNRIADHQEAAGRHGSSLYTLSFLIMIGLLAVGFVANELVRPVHARHHIPAPREAADVARQQPESA, from the coding sequence ATGAGCCCTCCTGTCGCACCGCCCGGTTGGAGCCGCTGGCTCGTCCCGCCGGCCGCCCTGTCGGTCCATCTCTCCATCGGCCAGGCCTACGCCTGGAGCGTCTTCAAGCCACCGCTCGAATCCGCGCTCGGCCTCAGCGGAACGCAGAGCGCGCTACCCTTCCAGCTCGCCATCGTGATGCTCGGCCTGTCGGCCGCGTTCGGCGGCACGCTCGTCGAGCGCAACGGCCCCCGCTGGGCGATGACCGTCGCCCTCGTCTGCTTCTCCTCCGGCTTTCTCATCTCCGCGCTCGGCGCCGCCACCGAGCAGTACTGGCTGATCGTCCTCGGCTACGGCTTCGTCGGCGGGACCGGCCTCGGCATCGGCTACATCTCGCCCGTCTCCACGCTGATCAAGTGGTTCCCGGACCGGCCCGGCATGGCCACCGGCATCGCGATCATGGGCTTCGGCGGCGGCGCGCTGATCGCCTCGCCCTGGTCCGCCCAGATGCTGAAGTCGTTCGGCTCCGACTCCTCCGGGATCGCGCTCGCCTTCCTGGTCCACGGACTGACGTACGCCGTGTTCATGACGCTCGGCGTGCTGCTGGTGCGCGTGCCGCGCGGCGAGAAACCGGCCGTGTCCGGGCCGAGCGCGCTCGACGGCGTCCAGGTCTCCGCTCGTAACGCCGTCCGCACCCCGCAGTTCTGGTGCCTGTGGATCGTCCTCTGCATGAACGTGACCGCGGGCATCGGCATCCTGGAGAAGGCCGCCCCGATGATCACGGACTTCTTCGGGAACACCTCCACGCCGGTGTCCGTCTCGGCGGCCGCCGGATTCGTCGCCCTGCTGTCCGCGGCGAACATGGCGGGCCGCATAGGCTGGTCCTCGACCTCGGACCTGATCGGACGCAAGAACATCTACCGCGTCTACCTCGGGGTCGGCGCGCTGATGTACGCCCTCATCGCATGGCTCGGGGACTCCTCCAAACCCCTGTTCATCCTGAGCGCGCTGGTGATCCTCTCCTTCTACGGAGGCGGCTTCGCCACGATCCCGGCGTATCTGAAGGACCTGTTCGGCACCTACCAGGTCGGCGCCATCCACGGCAGGCTCCTCACCGCCTGGTCCACCGCGGGTGTCCTCGGCCCGCTGATCGTCAACCGCATCGCGGACCACCAGGAGGCGGCGGGCAGGCACGGCTCGTCCCTCTACACCCTGTCGTTCCTGATCATGATCGGGCTGCTCGCCGTCGGCTTCGTCGCGAACGAGCTCGTACGGCCCGTGCACGCCCGCCACCACATCCCCGCACCGAGGGAGGCCGCCGATGTCGCACGACAGCAGCCCGAGTCCGCCTGA
- a CDS encoding 2-dehydropantoate 2-reductase has product MRVAVLGAGAIGAYVGAALHRAGADVHLVARGPHLAAMRQHGVQVISPRGDFTARAHVTDDPADIGPVDCVFLGLKANSYAACGPLIEPLLHDTTAVIAAQNGIPWWYFHRHGGPHDGHRVESVDPGGAVSAVLAPRRAIGCVVYAATELQAPGVVRHLEGTRFSIGEPDRSVSARCRAFSDAMREGGLKCPVEPDLRNDIWLKLLGNISFNPISALSRATMRQMCLHGGTREVIEIMMTETLTVARALGCEVGVSIERRLAGAERVGDHRTSTLQDLERGKPLELDVLLAAVVELAEITGVPVPTLRTVHAISDLLALRTAA; this is encoded by the coding sequence GTGAGAGTCGCAGTTCTCGGCGCCGGTGCGATCGGCGCCTACGTCGGCGCCGCGCTGCACCGCGCCGGCGCCGACGTGCATCTCGTCGCCCGTGGACCGCACCTCGCGGCCATGAGGCAGCACGGCGTCCAAGTCATCAGCCCCCGCGGGGACTTCACCGCGCGTGCCCATGTCACCGACGACCCGGCCGACATTGGTCCGGTCGACTGTGTCTTCCTCGGCCTGAAGGCCAACTCGTACGCGGCGTGCGGGCCGCTCATCGAGCCGCTGCTGCACGACACCACGGCGGTGATCGCCGCCCAGAACGGCATTCCCTGGTGGTACTTCCACCGGCACGGCGGACCCCACGACGGCCACCGGGTGGAGAGCGTGGACCCGGGCGGCGCGGTCAGCGCGGTGCTGGCGCCGCGGCGGGCCATCGGGTGCGTGGTCTACGCGGCGACCGAGCTGCAGGCGCCGGGCGTCGTCCGCCACCTCGAAGGAACCCGGTTCTCCATCGGGGAACCGGACCGGTCCGTCTCGGCACGCTGCCGGGCCTTCAGCGACGCCATGCGGGAGGGCGGGCTGAAATGCCCGGTCGAACCGGACCTGCGCAACGACATCTGGCTCAAGCTGCTCGGCAACATCTCCTTCAACCCGATCAGCGCGCTGTCCCGCGCCACGATGCGGCAGATGTGCCTGCACGGCGGGACGCGCGAGGTCATCGAGATCATGATGACCGAGACGCTCACCGTCGCCCGGGCCCTCGGCTGCGAGGTGGGCGTGTCCATCGAGCGGCGCCTCGCGGGGGCCGAGCGCGTCGGCGACCACCGCACCTCCACGCTCCAGGACCTGGAGCGCGGCAAGCCGCTGGAGCTCGACGTGCTGCTCGCGGCCGTCGTGGAACTGGCGGAGATCACCGGGGTGCCGGTCCCGACGCTGCGCACCGTCCACGCCATCTCGGACCTGCTCGCGCTGCGGACGGCGGCATGA
- the fdhD gene encoding formate dehydrogenase accessory sulfurtransferase FdhD — translation MGRVTERRKVIRVRDGAVSTRPDTLVAEEPLEIRLDGKPLAITMRTPGDDFALAAGFLVSEGVLGRADELQNIVYCAGATVDGSNSYNIVDVRTAPGVVIPDITLERNVYTTSSCGLCGKASLDAVRTTARWPIDDTEGGTTPPVRLEPGLLAVLPDRLRAAQQVFDRTGGLHAAALFTEDGELVDVREDVGRHNAVDKLVGRALQNGTLPLSRTVLLVSGRASFELAQKAVMAGIPVLAAVSAPSSLAVDLAAETGLTLVGFLRGTNMNVYAGEHRVALRAAAAQG, via the coding sequence ATGGGACGAGTCACGGAACGACGCAAGGTGATCCGTGTCCGGGACGGTGCCGTGAGCACCCGCCCGGACACGCTCGTCGCCGAGGAACCACTGGAGATCCGCCTCGACGGCAAGCCCCTGGCGATCACCATGCGCACCCCGGGCGACGACTTCGCGCTGGCCGCGGGCTTCCTGGTGAGCGAGGGCGTGCTGGGCCGGGCCGACGAGCTGCAGAACATCGTGTACTGCGCCGGGGCCACGGTGGACGGTTCCAACAGCTACAACATCGTCGACGTACGGACGGCGCCCGGCGTCGTCATCCCCGACATCACGCTCGAACGCAATGTGTACACGACGTCGTCGTGCGGTCTGTGCGGCAAGGCGAGCCTGGACGCGGTCCGTACGACGGCCCGCTGGCCCATCGACGACACCGAGGGCGGCACCACTCCCCCGGTGCGGCTGGAGCCGGGCCTGCTCGCGGTCCTCCCCGACCGGCTTCGCGCGGCCCAGCAGGTCTTCGACCGCACCGGGGGCCTGCACGCGGCGGCCCTGTTCACCGAGGACGGCGAGCTGGTCGACGTACGCGAGGACGTGGGCCGGCACAACGCGGTCGACAAGCTGGTCGGCCGCGCGCTGCAGAACGGCACGCTCCCGCTCTCCCGGACGGTGCTGCTGGTCTCCGGCCGGGCGTCCTTCGAGCTGGCGCAGAAGGCGGTGATGGCGGGCATCCCGGTGCTCGCGGCGGTCTCCGCGCCGTCGTCCCTGGCCGTCGACCTGGCCGCCGAGACCGGCCTGACCCTGGTCGGCTTCCTGCGCGGCACCAACATGAACGTGTACGCGGGCGAGCACCGCGTCGCCCTGCGGGCCGCGGCCGCCCAGGGCTGA
- a CDS encoding isochorismatase family protein, which produces MTAPEAEPRLALDPARTALVLVDLMERIVALPLEPYKGTEVLATAEELAATFRKAGALVVLIRVERSGVPEQPPGSGLVPGLVAEGDLEIVKRTIGGFQGTGLDERLREHGVSTLVFGGIATNLGVESTARAAGDLGYDLVFVQDAMAAFTAPEHEASVRLDFPRLGTVVTAGEVRFSAR; this is translated from the coding sequence ATGACCGCACCCGAAGCCGAACCCCGCCTCGCCCTCGATCCGGCGCGCACCGCCCTTGTGCTCGTCGATCTGATGGAGCGCATCGTGGCGCTGCCCCTTGAGCCGTACAAGGGGACCGAAGTTCTCGCCACCGCCGAGGAGTTGGCGGCCACCTTCCGGAAGGCCGGCGCGCTCGTCGTGCTCATCCGGGTGGAGCGGTCCGGAGTCCCGGAGCAGCCGCCCGGCAGCGGTCTCGTCCCCGGGCTGGTCGCGGAGGGTGATCTGGAGATCGTGAAGCGGACCATCGGTGGGTTCCAGGGCACCGGCCTCGACGAACGGCTGCGCGAACACGGCGTCTCCACCCTGGTGTTCGGCGGGATCGCCACCAACCTGGGGGTCGAGTCCACCGCGCGCGCCGCCGGCGACCTCGGCTACGACCTCGTCTTCGTCCAGGACGCGATGGCCGCTTTCACCGCCCCCGAGCACGAGGCCTCCGTCCGCCTGGACTTCCCGCGCCTCGGCACGGTGGTGACCGCCGGGGAGGTGCGCTTCTCCGCGCGGTGA
- a CDS encoding sialidase family protein, which yields MPSRLCTRLRSTFAARPGPRSRTRPRLPFATRRGPRSRTRLVAALTAALSIAALIALPGTARAEPAPAGGEFEQQVLFKAAQDPGYACFRIPSVVRTTEGTLLAFAEGRVLNCGDAADIDIVVKRSGDGGRTWSPLQVVNDGGGNTHGNPTPIVDRETGRIVLAETYNTGRTDSASCSVPCDRTPHLQYSDDDGLSWSRPRDLSDEILPANWNSWYATGPVHGIQLTRGRHAGRLVFAVNTETWNGSRVTANNAALITSDDGGDHWDIGATDSWPIADDGTYRQKPSEMTLTERADGSVLVSGREQDGTDLGHRTQAVSRDGGDSFLSPFRDVPDLYAPQVQGSVLRVGDRILLSCPADPDRRRTMMIRSSYDGGRTWDGVDRGTVVTTDWSGYSDLVRVDGDTVGLLYEGGAADARDEIRFARFTEDWLRPRRGPDPTTADLAPFTRRAAVLGGASETSGVLGGALEFDGTDDAVRLPYQDRLPLGTKDFTASLWFRYTATGGEQPLLWMGGIGTTQPQVWLRGEPSSGRITGLITTRDGAAAPATAFVRTAGAFNDGQWHHLALRRGGGRLTLFIDGTTVGTADVPGSVSRNSPFGVHVGQRMDSRAYFTGAIDDVRVYGRALSDAELAAPPERQVTSGTVLWLPMDRVSGGH from the coding sequence ATGCCGTCACGCCTTTGCACCCGTCTGAGATCCACCTTCGCCGCACGGCCGGGACCGCGTTCCCGCACCCGTCCGCGACTCCCCTTCGCCACCCGGCGGGGACCGCGATCCCGCACCCGCCTCGTAGCCGCGCTCACCGCCGCTCTGAGCATCGCCGCGCTGATCGCGCTCCCGGGGACCGCACGGGCCGAACCCGCTCCGGCCGGCGGCGAGTTCGAGCAGCAGGTGCTGTTCAAGGCCGCCCAGGATCCGGGTTACGCCTGCTTCCGCATCCCCTCCGTCGTACGGACGACCGAGGGAACGCTGCTGGCGTTCGCCGAGGGACGGGTCCTCAACTGCGGTGACGCGGCCGACATCGACATCGTCGTGAAGCGCTCCGGCGACGGCGGGCGCACCTGGAGCCCGCTCCAGGTCGTCAACGACGGGGGCGGGAACACCCACGGCAACCCCACACCGATCGTGGACCGTGAGACCGGCCGGATCGTCCTGGCGGAGACGTACAACACGGGCCGTACGGACAGCGCGAGCTGCTCCGTGCCGTGCGACCGCACTCCGCATCTCCAGTACAGCGACGACGACGGTCTGAGCTGGTCGCGGCCGCGCGACCTGAGCGACGAGATCCTGCCCGCGAACTGGAACTCGTGGTACGCCACCGGTCCCGTGCACGGCATCCAGCTCACGCGCGGCCGGCACGCGGGACGGCTGGTCTTCGCCGTCAACACCGAGACCTGGAACGGCAGTCGGGTCACGGCCAACAACGCCGCGCTCATCACCAGCGACGACGGAGGCGACCACTGGGACATCGGTGCGACCGACTCCTGGCCGATCGCGGACGACGGCACCTACCGGCAGAAGCCCTCCGAGATGACGCTCACCGAGCGCGCCGACGGCTCGGTCCTGGTCAGTGGCCGCGAGCAGGACGGCACCGACCTCGGGCACCGCACCCAGGCGGTCAGCCGGGACGGCGGCGACAGTTTCCTCTCCCCCTTCCGTGACGTCCCGGACCTCTACGCGCCCCAGGTGCAGGGCTCCGTCCTGCGCGTCGGCGACCGGATCCTGCTGTCCTGCCCGGCCGACCCGGACCGCCGCCGGACCATGATGATCCGCTCCTCCTACGACGGCGGACGCACCTGGGACGGCGTGGACCGCGGCACGGTCGTCACCACCGACTGGTCCGGCTACTCCGACCTGGTGCGTGTCGACGGTGACACCGTGGGCCTGCTGTACGAGGGCGGCGCGGCCGACGCGCGCGACGAGATCCGCTTCGCCCGCTTCACCGAGGACTGGCTCCGGCCGCGCCGGGGCCCCGACCCGACGACGGCCGACCTCGCCCCGTTCACCCGTCGGGCGGCGGTCCTCGGCGGCGCGAGCGAGACCTCCGGCGTCCTCGGCGGCGCGCTGGAGTTCGACGGCACCGACGACGCCGTACGGCTGCCGTACCAGGACCGGTTGCCGCTGGGGACGAAGGACTTCACCGCTTCCCTGTGGTTCCGCTACACGGCGACCGGCGGTGAGCAGCCGCTGCTGTGGATGGGCGGGATCGGTACGACGCAGCCCCAGGTGTGGCTGCGCGGGGAACCCTCGTCCGGCCGGATCACCGGTCTCATCACCACCAGGGACGGCGCCGCGGCCCCGGCCACGGCGTTCGTGCGCACCGCGGGGGCGTTCAACGACGGCCAGTGGCACCATCTGGCGCTGCGCCGCGGCGGCGGACGGCTCACGCTGTTCATCGACGGGACGACGGTCGGCACCGCGGACGTGCCCGGATCGGTGAGCCGCAACTCGCCGTTCGGGGTGCACGTCGGCCAACGGATGGACAGCCGCGCGTACTTCACCGGCGCGATCGACGACGTAAGGGTCTACGGAAGGGCGTTGAGCGACGCGGAGCTGGCCGCACCACCCGAGCGGCAGGTGACCTCGGGCACCGTCCTGTGGCTCCCCATGGACCGGGTGAGCGGGGGCCACTAA
- a CDS encoding DUF4185 domain-containing protein, whose amino-acid sequence MPEDARARRRNGTGLGVLLALVSAAVLLTALPDHHRDGGGTCRARAVTSWAADARLTAEFARYGDDDGRADDWTGGDGTHSVRLPDGRVLWLFSDTYLGPVHGPPNPVGEPYAWRDPGTPLVRNSAVVMSREGRLTGTLPAPLFPDPAPSLWRWPVAARVEPRAPGSDRKVVRVLLWTRTAGQPPWIYGVPTATEVATLSLPALRLEGITTALDQRTVADPSRRVLFGTAAVASGAWTYVFGGDDGRAAARPAGRAYVARVPRGGLGEPGAWEYWDGSAWTVRGRPAPVLGDDRRTGVGSAFTVVRDGGTYVLFTMAAGAAGLTTVSSYWACAPTGPWHGPARGLDPSLPSAGAAAYNPQAHPELGDGDRVVLSYDVNRLDSTGAAAKQNLSRNVSLYRPRFVTLRLGRPAP is encoded by the coding sequence GTGCCCGAGGACGCCCGAGCGCGGCGGCGGAACGGGACCGGGCTCGGCGTCCTGCTGGCCCTGGTCTCGGCGGCCGTGCTGCTCACCGCCCTCCCGGACCACCACCGGGACGGCGGTGGCACGTGCCGCGCCCGCGCCGTCACCTCCTGGGCCGCGGACGCCCGGCTCACGGCCGAGTTCGCCCGGTACGGCGACGACGACGGCCGTGCCGACGACTGGACCGGCGGCGACGGGACCCATTCGGTGCGACTGCCGGACGGCCGGGTGCTGTGGCTGTTCTCGGACACCTATCTCGGCCCGGTGCACGGACCGCCGAACCCGGTCGGTGAGCCGTACGCGTGGCGCGACCCGGGCACACCCCTGGTGCGCAACTCGGCCGTCGTGATGTCCCGCGAGGGCCGATTGACCGGCACCCTGCCCGCGCCCCTCTTCCCGGATCCGGCACCCTCGCTGTGGCGCTGGCCGGTCGCCGCCCGGGTCGAACCCCGCGCCCCCGGCTCGGACCGGAAGGTCGTGCGGGTGCTGCTGTGGACCCGGACCGCCGGACAACCGCCGTGGATCTACGGGGTGCCCACCGCCACCGAGGTCGCCACGCTCTCGCTGCCCGCCCTGCGGCTCGAAGGCATCACCACGGCCCTGGACCAGCGAACGGTCGCGGACCCCTCCCGGCGCGTGCTGTTCGGCACCGCGGCCGTCGCCTCCGGCGCGTGGACGTACGTCTTCGGGGGTGACGACGGGCGGGCCGCCGCGCGCCCCGCCGGGCGGGCGTACGTGGCGCGGGTGCCGCGCGGCGGCCTCGGCGAGCCGGGGGCCTGGGAGTACTGGGACGGTTCGGCGTGGACCGTGCGCGGGCGCCCGGCGCCGGTGCTCGGGGACGACCGGCGCACGGGCGTGGGCAGCGCGTTCACGGTGGTGCGGGACGGCGGCACGTACGTCCTGTTCACGATGGCGGCGGGTGCCGCCGGCCTGACCACGGTCAGCTCGTACTGGGCGTGCGCGCCGACCGGTCCCTGGCACGGCCCCGCCCGCGGCCTCGACCCGTCGCTCCCGAGCGCCGGTGCGGCCGCGTACAACCCGCAGGCGCACCCGGAGCTGGGCGACGGCGACCGGGTCGTCCTCAGCTACGACGTCAACCGGCTCGACTCCACCGGCGCGGCGGCGAAGCAGAACCTCAGCCGGAACGTCTCCCTGTACCGGCCGCGATTCGTGACGCTGCGTCTGGGGAGACCCGCGCCCTGA